The proteins below come from a single Beutenbergia cavernae DSM 12333 genomic window:
- a CDS encoding ATP-dependent DNA helicase, translating to MTLQQPTATTADDADEEAARTPREALDVDALLDEVVARMGGTRRAGQHEMALAVAHAFDDGVPLLVQAGTGTGKSLAYLVPAIVRAVTSDERIIVSTATLALQRQILTKDLPLARGVLEASLPRPPAVALLKGWHNYVCRHKVTGGYPAEDEPGLFSLDGGADHPRRSAEVGEFETLGEEVVRLREWAEETTTGDRDDLVPGVGERAWRQVSVTAMECLGQKCPMLAECFPEAARRASRSADVVVTNHAMLGIAAGGSPGVLPEHDGLVVDEAHELADRVTAQATVELSAPAVERAARIARRHAGAALAGLDDAAQALRTGLGLVPEGRLPDGLPESLVGTVTTLRAAAHEGMSALGPNPPGSTDGAGALVMARSALLVLVEIADRLLSDAVAQRRDVLWCERGRDGASRLRVAPLDVAGLVATHLVADRAAVLTSATLELGGSFAPVASSLGLATGAYRAERVASPFDYARQGIRYVARHLPRPGSDGPSQEMLAELAELVQAAGGRTLGLFSSRRAAEVAAQEIRDRTGLDVLCQGEDVLPTLVRRFAEEEATSLFGTLSLWQGVDVPGDSCRLVTIDRIPFPRPDDPVGAARMEVVAARGGNPFMTVAATHAALLLAQGAGRLLRRTTDRGVVAILDSRLATARYGEFLSRSLPPMWPTTDPAVARAALVRLGSDS from the coding sequence GTGACCCTCCAGCAGCCGACCGCGACCACGGCGGACGACGCCGACGAGGAGGCTGCCCGCACCCCCCGCGAGGCCCTGGACGTCGACGCGCTGCTCGACGAGGTCGTCGCGCGGATGGGCGGAACGCGCCGCGCCGGGCAGCACGAGATGGCGCTCGCCGTGGCGCACGCGTTCGACGACGGCGTCCCGCTCCTCGTGCAGGCGGGGACCGGTACCGGGAAGTCGCTGGCGTACCTCGTTCCCGCCATCGTGCGGGCGGTGACGTCCGACGAGCGGATCATCGTCTCGACGGCGACGCTCGCCCTGCAGCGGCAGATCCTCACGAAAGACCTGCCCCTCGCGCGCGGCGTCCTCGAGGCCAGCCTCCCGCGGCCGCCGGCCGTCGCCCTGCTCAAGGGCTGGCACAACTACGTGTGCCGGCACAAGGTCACCGGCGGGTACCCGGCCGAGGACGAGCCTGGGCTCTTCTCGCTGGACGGCGGTGCCGACCACCCGCGGCGTTCGGCGGAGGTCGGCGAGTTCGAGACGCTGGGCGAGGAGGTCGTCCGGCTGCGCGAGTGGGCGGAGGAGACCACCACCGGCGACCGCGACGACCTCGTGCCGGGTGTGGGCGAACGAGCCTGGCGGCAGGTGTCGGTGACGGCGATGGAGTGTCTCGGGCAGAAGTGCCCGATGCTCGCCGAGTGCTTCCCCGAGGCGGCGCGGCGCGCCTCGCGCAGCGCCGACGTCGTCGTGACCAACCACGCGATGCTCGGGATCGCCGCCGGTGGCTCGCCGGGCGTGCTGCCGGAGCACGACGGCCTCGTCGTCGACGAGGCGCACGAGCTCGCGGACCGCGTCACCGCCCAGGCGACGGTCGAGCTGTCGGCGCCCGCCGTCGAGCGCGCTGCCCGTATCGCCCGGCGGCACGCGGGTGCCGCCCTCGCCGGTCTGGACGACGCCGCACAGGCTCTGCGGACCGGGCTCGGGCTCGTGCCGGAGGGGCGCCTGCCGGACGGTCTCCCGGAGTCGCTGGTCGGGACGGTGACGACGCTCCGAGCCGCGGCGCACGAAGGAATGAGCGCCCTCGGGCCGAACCCCCCGGGGTCGACGGACGGCGCCGGGGCGCTCGTGATGGCGCGCAGCGCGCTCCTGGTGCTCGTGGAGATCGCCGACCGGCTGCTGTCGGACGCCGTGGCGCAGCGACGCGACGTGCTCTGGTGCGAACGCGGCCGCGACGGCGCCAGTCGCCTGCGGGTCGCGCCGCTGGACGTCGCGGGGCTCGTGGCGACGCATCTCGTGGCCGACCGGGCGGCTGTGCTCACGTCCGCCACGCTCGAGCTCGGCGGGTCCTTCGCCCCCGTCGCCTCGTCGCTCGGCCTGGCGACCGGGGCCTACCGCGCCGAGCGGGTCGCCAGCCCGTTCGACTACGCCCGGCAGGGCATCAGGTACGTCGCTCGGCACCTCCCACGGCCGGGTTCGGACGGACCGAGCCAGGAGATGCTCGCCGAGCTCGCCGAGCTCGTCCAGGCAGCCGGGGGGCGCACGCTCGGTCTCTTCTCGTCGCGGCGCGCGGCGGAGGTCGCGGCGCAGGAGATCCGGGACCGCACCGGGCTGGACGTCCTGTGCCAGGGCGAGGACGTGCTGCCGACGCTGGTGCGCCGGTTCGCCGAGGAGGAGGCCACGAGCCTGTTCGGCACGCTGTCCCTCTGGCAGGGCGTGGACGTGCCCGGCGACTCGTGTCGTCTCGTGACGATCGACCGCATCCCGTTCCCGCGGCCGGACGACCCGGTGGGCGCCGCCCGCATGGAGGTCGTCGCGGCGCGCGGCGGCAACCCCTTCATGACCGTCGCCGCCACGCACGCCGCTCTGTTGCTCGCGCAGGGCGCGGGACGCCTGCTGCGGCGGACCACAGATCGGGGCGTCGTCGCGATCCTCGACTCCCGCCTGGCCACGGCGCGGTACGGCGAGTTCCTCTCGCGCTCGCTGCCGCCCATGTGGCCCACCACCGACCCGGCCGTGGCGCGCGCTGCACTCGTCCGACTGGGGTCCGACTCCTAG
- the hflX gene encoding GTPase HflX: MSAHPSGDEQADPARDVVARILARAGTALQSTDAAPTETDGEQLDVEERSALRRVTGLSTELQDVTEVEYRQLRLEQVVLVGLWSSGTAEGAEISLRELAALAETAGSTVLDGVLQRRRTPDPGTYLGSGKAAELADVVAATGADTVVVDGELAPSQRRGLEDIVKVKVVDRTALILDIFAQHAKSREGKGQVELAQLEYLLPRLRGWGESMSRQAGGRVAGGAGIGSRGPGETKIELDRRRIRTRMAKLRRQIDQMAPSRATKRASRHRAEVPSVAIAGYTNAGKSSLLNRLTGAGVLVENALFATLDPTVRRAQTPDGRAYTLADTVGFVRALPHELVEAFRSTLEEVGDADVLLHVVDASHPDPESQIAAVRTVLADIEGLTDTPEVLVLNKADIADAEVLTRLRSAGPHVVTVSARTGAGIEHLRDVVAGLLPRPAVEVDVVVPYVRGDLVHRAHATGEVLAEEHTAEGTHLQARVDAELAADLADALR; the protein is encoded by the coding sequence ATGAGTGCGCACCCCTCCGGCGACGAGCAGGCCGACCCGGCCCGCGACGTCGTCGCCCGTATCCTCGCTCGCGCGGGCACGGCGTTGCAGAGCACCGACGCGGCGCCCACCGAGACCGACGGCGAACAGCTCGACGTCGAGGAGCGGTCGGCGCTGCGGCGGGTCACGGGACTGTCGACCGAGCTGCAGGACGTCACCGAGGTCGAGTACCGGCAGCTGCGGCTGGAGCAGGTGGTGCTCGTCGGGCTCTGGTCCTCCGGTACCGCGGAGGGTGCGGAGATCTCCCTGCGGGAGCTCGCGGCGCTCGCGGAGACCGCCGGCTCCACGGTGCTCGACGGCGTGCTGCAGCGCCGCCGCACACCGGACCCGGGCACGTACCTCGGCTCCGGCAAGGCTGCCGAGCTGGCCGACGTCGTCGCGGCGACCGGAGCGGACACCGTCGTCGTCGACGGCGAGCTGGCCCCGTCCCAGCGGCGCGGGCTCGAGGACATCGTCAAGGTCAAGGTCGTCGACCGCACCGCCCTGATCCTCGACATCTTCGCGCAGCACGCGAAGTCCCGGGAGGGCAAGGGCCAGGTCGAGCTCGCGCAGCTCGAGTACCTGCTCCCGCGGCTGCGCGGGTGGGGCGAGTCGATGTCCCGGCAGGCCGGCGGTCGGGTCGCCGGCGGCGCGGGCATCGGGTCGCGCGGACCAGGTGAGACGAAGATCGAGCTCGACCGCCGCCGCATCCGCACCCGGATGGCGAAGCTGCGCCGCCAGATCGACCAGATGGCGCCGTCGCGGGCCACCAAGCGCGCCTCGCGGCACCGGGCGGAGGTCCCGTCCGTGGCGATCGCCGGGTACACGAACGCGGGGAAGTCCTCCCTGCTCAACCGGCTGACCGGCGCGGGTGTGCTGGTGGAGAACGCGCTGTTCGCGACGCTGGACCCGACGGTGCGCCGCGCGCAGACGCCGGACGGGCGCGCCTACACCCTCGCCGACACCGTCGGCTTCGTCCGCGCCCTGCCGCACGAGCTCGTCGAGGCGTTCCGGTCGACGCTCGAGGAGGTCGGCGACGCCGACGTGCTGCTCCACGTCGTCGACGCGTCGCACCCGGACCCGGAGAGCCAGATCGCGGCCGTCCGCACGGTGCTCGCCGACATCGAGGGACTGACCGACACCCCCGAGGTCCTCGTGCTCAACAAGGCGGACATCGCCGACGCCGAGGTCCTCACCCGCCTGCGCTCGGCCGGCCCGCACGTCGTCACCGTCTCCGCGCGGACCGGTGCCGGGATCGAGCACCTGCGGGACGTCGTCGCCGGCCTGCTGCCGCGTCCGGCGGTCGAGGTCGACGTCGTCGTGCCCTACGTCCGCGGTGACCTCGTGCACCGCGCGCACGCGACCGGCGAGGTCCTCGCCGAGGAGCACACGGCCGAGGGAACGCACCTGCAGGCGCGGGTCGACGCCGAGCTGGCGGCCGACCTGGCCGACGCGCTGCGCTGA
- a CDS encoding class I SAM-dependent methyltransferase produces the protein MSAPDHYFSAEPAAPDERRTIDVRLRGRDVRVTTAPGVFSADHLDTGTRVLLDAVPAPPATGELLDLGCGWGPLALAMAAESPGARVWAVDVNDRALDLVRVNAAAVGAAGVRAATPDEALTHRPSLAVIWSNPPIRIGKRSLHDLLATWLDLLAPDGEAWLVVAKNLGADSLQRWIATELGFEAERTASVKGFRVLKVTRRA, from the coding sequence GTGAGCGCGCCCGACCACTACTTCTCCGCCGAGCCCGCGGCACCGGACGAGCGGCGCACCATCGACGTCCGCCTGCGCGGGCGGGACGTCCGGGTGACGACGGCGCCGGGCGTCTTCTCGGCCGACCACCTGGACACCGGCACACGCGTCCTGCTCGACGCCGTCCCCGCGCCGCCGGCGACCGGCGAGCTCCTCGACCTTGGCTGCGGATGGGGACCGCTCGCCCTCGCGATGGCCGCCGAGTCACCAGGAGCCCGCGTATGGGCCGTCGACGTCAACGACCGTGCGCTGGACCTCGTCCGCGTGAACGCCGCGGCGGTCGGTGCCGCAGGCGTGCGCGCCGCCACCCCGGACGAGGCCCTGACGCACCGCCCGAGCCTGGCCGTGATCTGGTCGAACCCACCGATCCGGATCGGCAAGCGCTCGCTGCACGACCTGCTCGCGACCTGGCTCGACCTCCTCGCGCCGGACGGCGAGGCGTGGCTCGTCGTGGCGAAGAACCTCGGCGCCGACTCGCTGCAACGCTGGATCGCCACCGAGCTCGGCTTCGAGGCCGAGCGAACCGCGAGTGTCAAGGGCTTCCGGGTGCTGAAGGTGACGCGGCGCGCGTGA
- the dapF gene encoding diaminopimelate epimerase: MLSLPPNGVVKGHGTGNDFLLLADPEGALALTEADVAALSDRHRGLGADGVIRAVRSSAIADGASLLEEHPEAVWFMDYRNADGSLAEMCGNGIRVFVEFLRAEGLLDAEDGDVVPVATRAGVLPVRIETDRYAVDMGRWSAPGGAEALEAGFDASVGVAGLDSPRPGLRLALPNPHVVVALEDVAQLESIDLTKPPRVDPLGEGGTNVELVVALGEQRFDADGTPNAEGERVVGIVRMRVHERGVGETLSCGTGACAAALAVRAWAGAGAPDEWLVLVPGGQLQVRVLPEDHVELSGPAELVARAISM, translated from the coding sequence ATGCTCAGTCTGCCGCCGAACGGCGTCGTCAAGGGTCACGGCACCGGGAACGACTTCCTGCTCCTGGCCGACCCCGAGGGCGCGCTCGCCCTCACCGAGGCCGACGTCGCGGCGCTCAGCGACCGGCACCGTGGCCTCGGCGCGGACGGCGTCATCCGCGCCGTGCGCTCCTCGGCCATCGCCGACGGCGCGAGCCTGCTCGAGGAGCACCCCGAGGCCGTGTGGTTCATGGACTACCGGAACGCGGACGGGTCCCTCGCCGAGATGTGCGGCAACGGCATCCGGGTGTTCGTGGAGTTCCTGCGGGCCGAGGGCCTGCTCGACGCGGAGGACGGCGACGTCGTCCCCGTCGCGACGCGCGCGGGCGTGCTGCCGGTGCGGATCGAGACGGACCGCTACGCCGTCGACATGGGCCGATGGTCAGCGCCGGGCGGTGCCGAGGCGCTCGAGGCGGGCTTCGACGCGAGCGTCGGCGTGGCGGGGCTCGACAGCCCTCGGCCAGGCCTGCGGCTGGCGCTGCCGAACCCGCACGTCGTCGTCGCGCTCGAGGACGTCGCCCAGCTCGAGTCCATCGATCTCACGAAGCCGCCGCGGGTGGACCCGCTCGGTGAGGGCGGCACGAACGTCGAGCTCGTCGTCGCGCTCGGCGAGCAGCGGTTCGACGCCGACGGCACGCCGAACGCCGAGGGCGAGCGCGTGGTCGGCATCGTGCGGATGCGGGTCCACGAGCGCGGCGTGGGGGAGACGCTCTCGTGCGGCACCGGTGCCTGTGCGGCGGCCCTCGCGGTCCGTGCCTGGGCCGGCGCCGGCGCGCCCGACGAGTGGCTCGTGCTCGTGCCCGGCGGGCAGCTCCAGGTGCGCGTGCTGCCCGAGGACCACGTCGAGCTGTCCGGGCCCGCGGAGCTCGTGGCGCGCGCGATCTCGATGTGA
- the miaA gene encoding tRNA (adenosine(37)-N6)-dimethylallyltransferase MiaA, with protein MRIIAIVGPTATGKSELALDLADALRAEGSSAELTNADAMQLYRGMDVGTAKTPPTQRRGVPHHQLDVLDVTQEASVAAYQTHARADLAAVRARGAWPLLVGGSGLYVRSVLDDLTFPDTDPAVRRDLEERGERLGPGLLHDELARVDPLAAQRIGRHNLRRLVRALEVIALTGEPYSANLPDHTYALDAVQLAIRVERAELDERIHARTAAMFTGGLLEETRDLLDHGLERGVTASRAVGYAQAIDVVRGRLHLEDAVAAAAVATRQVARRQDKWFRRDPRVRWLDPEGDLLAQARAVVESAPGSGAGT; from the coding sequence GTGCGGATCATCGCGATCGTCGGACCGACGGCCACGGGCAAGAGCGAGCTCGCGCTCGACCTCGCGGACGCGCTGCGGGCCGAGGGCTCCAGCGCGGAGCTGACGAACGCCGACGCGATGCAGCTCTACCGCGGGATGGACGTCGGCACGGCGAAGACGCCGCCCACCCAGCGCCGCGGCGTGCCGCACCACCAGCTCGACGTCCTCGACGTCACCCAGGAGGCGAGCGTCGCGGCCTACCAGACGCACGCCCGAGCGGATCTCGCCGCTGTCCGTGCCCGTGGCGCGTGGCCGCTGCTCGTCGGCGGTTCGGGCCTGTACGTGCGGTCGGTGCTCGACGACCTGACGTTCCCCGACACCGACCCGGCCGTGCGCCGCGACCTGGAGGAACGCGGTGAGCGCCTCGGGCCCGGCCTGCTGCACGACGAGCTCGCCCGTGTCGATCCGCTCGCGGCGCAGCGGATCGGCCGGCACAACCTCCGGCGTCTCGTGCGCGCGCTCGAGGTGATCGCGCTCACCGGCGAGCCCTACTCCGCGAACCTGCCGGACCACACGTACGCGCTCGACGCCGTCCAGCTCGCGATCCGCGTGGAGCGCGCCGAGCTCGACGAGCGGATCCACGCCAGGACGGCCGCGATGTTCACCGGTGGGCTGCTCGAGGAGACGCGGGACCTGCTCGACCACGGGCTGGAGCGCGGGGTGACGGCGTCCCGCGCCGTCGGCTACGCGCAGGCGATCGACGTCGTGCGCGGTCGGCTGCACCTCGAGGACGCCGTGGCGGCTGCCGCCGTCGCCACCCGACAGGTCGCCCGCCGGCAGGACAAGTGGTTCCGGCGCGACCCCCGCGTCCGCTGGCTCGACCCCGAGGGTGATCTCCTCGCCCAGGCGCGTGCCGTCGTCGAGAGCGCACCGGGAAGCGGTGCCGGCACGTAG
- a CDS encoding YbjN domain-containing protein, with product MGLFSGLFSGRRGRMKGARPSTRPSSSPPPARGDDGPFVVRAVDRKRVQTALDALGYRYFVDSAGEVGGLWDNRLFSFYLIGSGAQMLQVRGRWPRRVALERLGAMLEFTDAWNRERIFPKCYVRVLDDGMVHVTTEVSVPIQHGLNDVQLEHHVQLGLMSGMMVFDHLDEMFPDPVALQPDGA from the coding sequence GTGGGGTTGTTCTCCGGGCTGTTCTCGGGTCGCCGTGGCCGGATGAAGGGCGCCCGCCCATCGACCCGCCCGTCGTCCTCACCACCTCCGGCACGCGGCGACGACGGCCCGTTCGTCGTGCGGGCGGTCGACCGGAAGCGCGTCCAGACGGCGCTCGACGCGCTGGGCTACCGCTACTTCGTCGACTCGGCGGGTGAGGTGGGCGGTCTGTGGGACAACCGGCTGTTCTCGTTCTACCTCATCGGCTCGGGCGCCCAGATGCTGCAGGTGCGCGGGCGGTGGCCGCGGCGGGTCGCGCTGGAGCGACTTGGCGCGATGCTCGAGTTCACCGATGCGTGGAACCGCGAGCGGATCTTCCCCAAGTGCTACGTCCGCGTGCTCGACGACGGGATGGTCCACGTGACGACCGAGGTGTCCGTGCCGATCCAGCACGGGCTCAACGACGTGCAGCTCGAGCACCACGTCCAGCTCGGCCTCATGTCCGGGATGATGGTGTTCGACCACCTCGACGAGATGTTCCCCGACCCCGTCGCCCTGCAGCCGGACGGTGCGTGA
- a CDS encoding YbjN domain-containing protein: MAGTQRGSAARTSGGVRPVTSERLEDHLRDRRLLVSRREDGVLLGEWQDMPFSIGLGGREDSVLQVRGRWPRLLPARAGAGLAQLINDWNRDRVLPKVYSVPEGDAVAVVAETNLGVRFGASDEQLTETITLALSVTAQFFAGLEASVPPAREES; the protein is encoded by the coding sequence ATGGCCGGCACGCAGCGGGGGTCCGCGGCGCGGACGTCGGGCGGGGTCAGGCCGGTGACGAGCGAACGGCTCGAGGACCACCTCCGCGACCGCCGGCTGCTGGTGTCGCGCCGGGAGGACGGCGTGCTGCTCGGCGAGTGGCAGGACATGCCGTTCTCGATCGGGCTCGGCGGCCGGGAGGACTCCGTGCTGCAGGTCCGCGGCCGGTGGCCCCGGCTGCTGCCGGCGCGCGCGGGAGCGGGCCTCGCGCAGCTCATCAACGACTGGAATCGGGACCGCGTCCTGCCCAAGGTGTACAGCGTGCCCGAGGGGGACGCCGTCGCCGTCGTCGCCGAGACGAACCTCGGCGTGCGGTTCGGCGCGAGCGACGAGCAGCTCACCGAGACGATCACGCTGGCGCTGAGCGTGACAGCCCAGTTCTTCGCCGGTCTCGAGGCCTCCGTGCCGCCGGCGCGCGAGGAGTCGTAG
- the miaB gene encoding tRNA (N6-isopentenyl adenosine(37)-C2)-methylthiotransferase MiaB: MTTTVPAPPTTHASADAAREGESSAAGRSYMIRTLGCQMNVHDSERMAGMLEAAGLVRAAGDGTNLLQDAAEADVVVINTCAVRENAATRLYGNLGQLASLKRERPGLQIAVGGCLAQSERTKIVEKAPWVDVVFGTHNLDALPVLLERARHNAEAQVEIAESLQVFPSTLPTKRESAFAAWVSVSVGCNNTCTFCIVPHLRGKERDRRPGEVLAEVAAVVDAGAIEVTLLGQNVNSYGVSFGDRGAFAKLLRACGEIEGLERVRFTSPHPAAFTDDVIDAMASTPNVMPQLHMPLQSGSDRILRAMRRSYRSEKFLGILDRVRARIPDAAITTDIIVGFPGETEEDFAATLDVVAASRFSSAFTFQYSPRPGTSAATLPDQVPADVVTERYARLVALQERISAEENAALVGREVEVLISAGEGRKDGATSRLTGRARDNRLVHVALPASMTTAERPRPGDVVVTRVTHGAPHHLVADAALEGGALTVRRTRAGDAHAGREEAAACGTSGPTASAPVALGLPTLRRG; the protein is encoded by the coding sequence GTGACCACGACCGTTCCCGCACCTCCCACCACCCACGCGAGCGCCGACGCTGCGCGCGAGGGCGAGTCGTCGGCTGCGGGGCGCTCCTACATGATCCGCACGCTCGGGTGTCAGATGAACGTCCACGACTCCGAGCGGATGGCCGGCATGCTCGAGGCGGCCGGCCTCGTGCGGGCGGCCGGCGACGGGACCAACCTGCTGCAGGATGCCGCGGAGGCCGACGTCGTCGTCATCAACACGTGCGCCGTGCGCGAGAACGCGGCCACCCGGCTGTACGGCAACCTCGGTCAGCTCGCGTCGCTCAAGCGTGAACGGCCGGGCCTGCAGATCGCCGTCGGCGGCTGCCTGGCGCAGTCGGAGCGCACGAAGATCGTCGAGAAGGCGCCGTGGGTCGACGTCGTCTTCGGCACGCACAACCTCGATGCCCTGCCCGTGCTGCTCGAGCGCGCGCGGCACAACGCCGAGGCGCAGGTCGAGATCGCCGAGTCTCTCCAGGTGTTCCCGTCGACTCTCCCCACGAAGCGGGAGTCCGCGTTCGCGGCGTGGGTCTCGGTCTCCGTCGGGTGCAACAACACGTGCACGTTCTGCATCGTGCCGCACCTGCGGGGCAAGGAGCGCGACCGGCGGCCGGGCGAGGTCCTCGCGGAGGTCGCCGCCGTGGTCGACGCCGGCGCGATCGAGGTGACGCTGCTGGGCCAGAACGTCAACAGCTACGGCGTGTCGTTCGGCGACCGCGGCGCGTTCGCGAAGCTGCTGCGCGCGTGCGGCGAGATCGAGGGTCTGGAGCGGGTCCGCTTCACGAGCCCCCACCCAGCGGCGTTCACCGACGACGTCATCGACGCCATGGCGAGCACGCCGAACGTCATGCCGCAGCTGCACATGCCGCTGCAGTCGGGGTCGGACCGCATTCTGCGCGCCATGCGCCGCTCCTACCGCAGCGAGAAGTTCCTCGGGATCCTCGACCGCGTGCGCGCTCGGATCCCCGACGCCGCGATCACCACCGACATCATCGTCGGCTTCCCGGGCGAGACCGAGGAGGACTTCGCCGCGACGCTCGACGTCGTGGCGGCCTCGCGATTCTCGTCGGCGTTCACGTTCCAGTACTCGCCCCGCCCCGGCACGTCCGCCGCGACGCTGCCCGACCAGGTGCCCGCCGACGTCGTCACCGAGCGCTACGCGCGCCTCGTCGCCCTCCAGGAGCGCATCAGCGCCGAGGAGAACGCCGCGCTGGTCGGCCGCGAGGTCGAGGTGCTGATCTCCGCGGGCGAGGGCCGCAAGGACGGCGCGACGTCGCGCCTCACCGGGCGCGCCCGCGACAACCGGCTCGTCCACGTCGCCCTGCCGGCATCGATGACGACGGCGGAGCGTCCGCGGCCGGGCGACGTCGTCGTCACGCGCGTGACGCACGGGGCGCCGCACCACCTCGTCGCGGACGCCGCGCTCGAGGGCGGCGCGCTGACGGTCCGGCGGACACGGGCGGGAGACGCGCACGCGGGGCGCGAGGAAGCCGCTGCCTGCGGCACGTCCGGCCCGACGGCGTCCGCTCCGGTCGCGCTCGGCCTGCCCACCCTGCGGCGCGGCTGA
- a CDS encoding amino acid ABC transporter ATP-binding protein, whose protein sequence is MTTTPTPASGIAGDAASTPLVSMTDVNKHFGELHVLQDINLHVTKGEVVVVIGPSGSGKSTLCRTINRLETIDSGTITLDGKPLPAEGKELAALRSDVGMVFQAFNLFAHKSILDNVMLGPVKVRKLKKKDARDLAMGLLERVGVANQAEKMPAQLSGGQQQRVAIARALAMRPKVMLFDEPTSALDPEMINEVLDVMVSLAHDGMTMIVVTHEMGFARKAADRVVFMSDGQIVEEETPEAFFTTPKSDRAKDFLGKILTH, encoded by the coding sequence ATGACAACGACGCCTACCCCTGCGTCCGGGATCGCCGGCGACGCCGCGTCGACGCCCCTCGTGTCGATGACTGACGTCAACAAGCATTTCGGGGAGCTGCACGTGCTGCAGGACATCAACCTGCACGTGACGAAGGGCGAGGTCGTCGTCGTCATCGGCCCGTCCGGTTCCGGCAAGTCGACGCTGTGCCGCACCATCAACCGGCTCGAGACGATCGACTCCGGCACGATCACGCTCGACGGCAAGCCGCTGCCCGCCGAGGGCAAGGAGCTCGCCGCGCTGCGCTCCGACGTCGGCATGGTCTTCCAGGCGTTCAACCTGTTCGCCCACAAGTCGATCCTCGACAACGTCATGCTCGGCCCGGTGAAGGTCCGCAAGCTGAAGAAGAAGGACGCGCGGGACCTCGCGATGGGGCTGCTCGAGCGCGTGGGCGTCGCGAACCAGGCGGAGAAGATGCCGGCGCAGCTGTCCGGCGGGCAGCAGCAGCGCGTCGCCATCGCCCGGGCGCTGGCGATGCGCCCGAAGGTCATGCTGTTCGACGAGCCGACGTCGGCGCTCGACCCCGAGATGATCAACGAGGTCCTCGACGTCATGGTGTCACTGGCCCACGACGGCATGACGATGATCGTCGTCACCCACGAGATGGGGTTCGCCCGCAAGGCCGCGGACCGCGTGGTCTTCATGTCGGACGGCCAGATCGTCGAGGAAGAGACGCCGGAGGCGTTCTTCACGACCCCGAAGAGCGACCGGGCCAAGGACTTCCTCGGCAAGATCCTCACGCACTGA
- a CDS encoding glutamate ABC transporter substrate-binding protein produces the protein MRSTRVAALGLAAVGAMVLAACTAQAPGDEETGGEETGGEETAAADCSGAEGTINIGIKFDQPGLGFRDGNEYTGFDVDVATYVACQLGYAEDQIEWVESPSAQRENMLQTGQVDMIFATYSITDERKEVVAFAGPYFVAGQDLLVRADETDIAGPEDLEGRNLCSVTGSTSAQRIKDEYAEGTNLVEQPGYADCVTVLLAGQVDAVTTDDIILAGLAAQPANQGQLTVVGAPFSEENYGVGIPQDSELCEDINAAIAQMITDGAWEEAVTANTEGTGYTPNADLNPPEQDACA, from the coding sequence ATGCGCAGCACGCGAGTGGCAGCTCTCGGCCTCGCGGCCGTCGGCGCCATGGTCCTGGCCGCCTGTACGGCACAGGCGCCCGGCGACGAGGAGACGGGCGGGGAGGAGACCGGCGGCGAGGAGACGGCGGCCGCTGACTGCTCCGGCGCCGAGGGCACCATCAACATCGGCATCAAGTTCGACCAGCCCGGCCTCGGGTTCCGCGACGGGAACGAGTACACCGGCTTCGACGTCGACGTCGCGACGTACGTCGCGTGCCAGCTCGGCTACGCCGAGGACCAGATCGAGTGGGTCGAGTCTCCGTCCGCCCAGCGCGAGAACATGCTCCAGACCGGGCAGGTCGACATGATCTTCGCGACGTACTCGATCACCGACGAGCGCAAGGAGGTCGTGGCGTTCGCCGGGCCGTACTTCGTCGCCGGTCAGGACCTGCTCGTGCGGGCTGACGAGACGGACATCGCCGGCCCGGAGGACCTCGAGGGACGCAACCTGTGCTCCGTCACCGGCTCGACCTCCGCGCAGCGGATCAAGGACGAGTACGCCGAGGGAACGAACCTCGTCGAGCAGCCCGGCTACGCCGACTGCGTGACGGTGCTGCTCGCCGGCCAGGTCGACGCCGTCACCACCGACGACATCATCCTCGCCGGGCTCGCCGCCCAGCCGGCGAACCAGGGGCAGCTGACGGTCGTCGGCGCCCCGTTCTCCGAGGAGAACTACGGCGTCGGCATCCCGCAGGACAGCGAGCTGTGCGAGGACATCAACGCGGCCATCGCGCAGATGATCACCGACGGTGCGTGGGAGGAAGCCGTCACGGCCAACACCGAGGGCACGGGCTACACGCCCAACGCTGACCTCAACCCGCCGGAGCAGGACGCCTGCGCCTGA